One genomic window of Fervidobacterium thailandense includes the following:
- the cobT gene encoding nicotinate-nucleotide--dimethylbenzimidazole phosphoribosyltransferase, translating to MSQKLELTELRSRIVDRLNNLTKPVGSLGYLEEIALKMGLIQERVIPELPRDKRVYVFVSDHGVTAKGVSAYPKEVTYQMVLNFLNGGAAINVFSRHVGADVYVVDSGVDGDFNIEHPKFIGAKVNYGTRDFTEGPAMTREEAERCIELGRGIAKRAISEGADLLAIGDMGIGNTTTATAIACAMGFDIDEILDIGTPLDAEGLKRKREAVLMALKVNRPDPNDPIDILTKVGGYCIGQMAGFILEAFEQKIPVVIDGFPTTAGLLIAWKMNPKVLDYVFAGHRSKVKGHGVILNKLGLRPILDLDMRLGEGTGAVLAMTIIEAAIKMIREMATFESAGVSKGTDQI from the coding sequence ATGAGTCAAAAGCTGGAGCTTACCGAACTGAGAAGTCGTATCGTTGACAGACTGAACAACTTGACAAAGCCGGTTGGAAGTCTCGGATATTTGGAAGAGATTGCCCTCAAGATGGGACTTATCCAAGAACGGGTTATTCCCGAATTACCGAGGGACAAGCGTGTTTACGTTTTCGTCTCCGACCACGGGGTTACGGCAAAAGGTGTGTCCGCTTACCCAAAAGAGGTTACCTACCAGATGGTACTGAACTTTCTTAACGGCGGAGCGGCGATTAACGTTTTCTCAAGGCACGTGGGTGCGGATGTGTACGTTGTGGACTCGGGTGTCGACGGTGATTTTAACATAGAGCATCCGAAATTCATAGGTGCGAAGGTAAACTACGGGACACGAGACTTTACCGAAGGACCGGCGATGACCCGCGAGGAAGCCGAAAGGTGTATCGAACTCGGTAGGGGAATCGCAAAAAGAGCGATCAGTGAAGGAGCAGATTTGCTTGCAATCGGTGACATGGGAATAGGAAACACGACTACGGCAACGGCAATCGCTTGCGCTATGGGGTTTGATATAGACGAAATCCTCGACATTGGCACACCACTTGACGCGGAAGGCTTGAAAAGGAAACGCGAAGCCGTACTGATGGCTCTCAAAGTGAACAGGCCGGATCCGAACGATCCGATCGACATTCTGACGAAAGTTGGAGGTTACTGTATAGGTCAGATGGCAGGATTCATTCTCGAGGCCTTTGAGCAGAAGATTCCTGTGGTTATCGACGGATTTCCGACAACGGCTGGACTTTTGATCGCATGGAAAATGAATCCTAAGGTTCTCGATTACGTGTTCGCTGGTCATAGGTCGAAGGTTAAAGGGCACGGGGTCATATTGAACAAACTCGGACTTCGACCGATCCTGGACCTGGATATGAGACTTGGAGAGGGTACAGGTGCTGTACTGGCAATGACTATCATCGAGGCGGCAATAAAGATGATCAGAGAGATGGCCACGTTTGAGAGTGCGGGTGTTTCAAAAGGGACGGATCAAATATGA
- a CDS encoding glycosyltransferase produces MPELVSIVVPVYNVEDYLSRCVESLLRQTYSSIEIILVDDGSTDSSGSICDTFAKIDKRVKVIHKPNGGLSDARNSGLQVARGGFVTFVDGDDVVSEKYVETLLENAQRFEADISICNFRRFHDESELLVRNRTVEPVMKVLNNVDALLELYGPLYVQFTVSWGKLYRRALWEDVRFPVGKLHEDEFTTYKLLWKARKVVYTGEELYFYRQRSGSIMRSFDSKRICDIVGALKERAQFFKENNLKHLNELTEKRLFWTILANLSKISEKETLADGNQIRFLRKELINLVRHTSIRDPLFRLLMFLSVPFHNFVYRAYRVYNNLVLKFGSRNSKVRGLI; encoded by the coding sequence ATGCCCGAATTAGTGAGTATCGTTGTTCCAGTGTACAACGTTGAAGATTACCTTTCCAGATGTGTCGAATCCCTTTTGAGGCAGACTTATAGTTCGATAGAAATCATACTTGTTGACGACGGTTCTACGGATTCGTCCGGGAGCATTTGTGATACGTTTGCCAAGATCGATAAACGCGTTAAGGTCATCCACAAACCGAATGGAGGTTTGTCCGATGCCAGGAACTCTGGGTTGCAGGTGGCAAGAGGTGGGTTCGTTACCTTCGTCGACGGGGACGATGTCGTCTCAGAAAAGTACGTAGAAACTTTGCTTGAAAACGCCCAACGTTTCGAGGCAGATATCAGTATCTGTAACTTTAGAAGGTTTCACGATGAGTCAGAACTCCTGGTGCGCAACAGAACCGTGGAACCTGTTATGAAGGTTTTAAATAACGTTGATGCCCTTTTGGAACTTTACGGTCCGCTGTACGTACAGTTCACAGTCTCTTGGGGCAAGTTGTACAGGAGAGCTCTTTGGGAAGATGTGAGATTTCCCGTCGGTAAGTTACACGAAGACGAGTTTACAACGTATAAATTACTGTGGAAAGCAAGAAAGGTTGTCTACACGGGTGAGGAGCTTTACTTTTATAGACAGCGCTCAGGTAGTATCATGCGCTCGTTTGATTCAAAAAGGATATGCGACATCGTTGGAGCGCTGAAGGAACGTGCGCAGTTCTTTAAAGAAAATAACCTAAAGCATCTTAACGAACTCACGGAAAAGAGACTGTTCTGGACCATTTTGGCTAACCTCAGCAAAATTTCGGAAAAGGAAACACTGGCAGATGGAAACCAAATTCGTTTTTTGAGGAAAGAATTGATCAATCTGGTTAGACATACCAGTATTCGCGATCCCTTGTTCAGATTGCTGATGTTCTTGTCAGTTCCATTTCATAATTTTGTGTACCGTGCTTACCGTGTTTACAACAACCTGGTACTGAAGTTTGGGAGTAGAAACTCCAAGGTGAGAGGATTGATATGA
- a CDS encoding polysaccharide pyruvyl transferase family protein: protein MKYFKTFKNKLGAKIYYSRRTFEVLRDIRNLKENELFLVLLNTPEHSNLGDHAIALGELYFLKDRFRDTSVFEITGHHWRFDKRRLVKLLEKQDVILVHGGGYLGTLWMDEEEVFREIIKRFGDKKIFVFPQTVYFDETREGEEEKSISRNIYTSHRMINFLVREKRSFELLKEEFKLENVHLMPDMALYLAFREGLLPQGKLRENKVILCMRNDKEKISGEAIRVEIESIVKRNGFEVMYTDTVVTGMVRPHEREKYLHEILRNFSESRLIITDRLHGMIFSFITGTPCVAMNNLSGKVMGFYETWFRDVNFIKLASSFKDLEENVELLMKLSEEDIKRERDVAKERLKPYFDELGSLLYHEIHGGDSRVERLQKIDV from the coding sequence ATGAAGTATTTTAAAACTTTCAAAAACAAGCTTGGAGCCAAAATTTATTACTCCCGACGAACCTTTGAAGTTCTCAGGGACATCCGAAACTTGAAGGAAAATGAACTCTTTCTGGTGTTACTGAACACGCCCGAGCATTCAAATCTTGGAGATCACGCGATAGCGCTCGGTGAACTTTATTTTCTTAAGGACAGGTTTCGGGATACGAGCGTTTTTGAAATAACCGGTCACCACTGGAGATTCGATAAGAGACGGCTTGTCAAATTGTTGGAAAAGCAAGACGTCATTTTGGTACACGGTGGAGGATACTTGGGAACCTTATGGATGGACGAAGAAGAGGTCTTTCGTGAAATAATTAAAAGGTTCGGTGATAAGAAAATTTTCGTGTTCCCACAAACTGTTTATTTTGATGAAACTCGAGAGGGTGAGGAAGAAAAATCAATATCGAGGAATATCTACACTTCCCATCGAATGATTAATTTTCTTGTTCGGGAGAAACGGTCGTTTGAGCTTCTGAAAGAGGAGTTTAAACTGGAGAATGTCCACCTTATGCCGGATATGGCACTTTACCTAGCCTTTAGGGAAGGTTTACTCCCGCAAGGCAAATTGAGAGAAAACAAAGTGATTCTCTGTATGAGGAACGATAAGGAGAAAATTTCAGGTGAAGCAATTCGCGTTGAAATAGAAAGCATAGTGAAACGAAATGGATTCGAGGTTATGTACACCGACACCGTGGTAACTGGAATGGTCAGACCTCACGAAAGGGAGAAGTATCTGCACGAGATCTTAAGAAATTTCTCCGAAAGCAGGTTGATAATCACCGACAGGTTGCACGGGATGATATTTTCGTTCATAACGGGAACGCCGTGTGTTGCGATGAACAACCTCAGTGGAAAGGTTATGGGATTCTACGAAACTTGGTTCAGGGATGTCAACTTCATCAAACTTGCGTCCAGTTTTAAAGATCTTGAGGAAAACGTGGAACTGTTGATGAAACTAAGCGAAGAAGACATCAAGCGAGAGAGGGATGTTGCAAAGGAACGTCTAAAACCTTATTTTGACGAGCTTGGCTCTTTACTCTACCACGAAATACACGGTGGTGACTCAAGAGTTGAACGTCTACAAAAAATTGATGTTTAA
- a CDS encoding lipopolysaccharide biosynthesis protein has translation MNVYKKLMFNTFLFALGNFSSRAINFLLLPVYTRFLTPADYGRLDLISTTVSLLFPFVTLQIFDALFRYSSELKSSEYRKVVFSSSLIFSLISVSLLIPFYPIFARWRIFSNATLYLYLMILFSILLSGSKQYLRATDRVSLFAISDILYSLSLAGFNLLFLVGLRKGVTGYLQSTILAQVLTFLFLFFKAKLYKEFRLYVDMRTVKHMLRYSIPLVPNSLMWWVVNVSDRYVLTYFLGIEATGYYSVSARFPSLLTMMYGVFFQAWQISAVEEYGKDSYSEVFKKTFEVVSAALFIVTSLFLVSLRWIVRLLVSEAYYQSWQFVPFLLLGVVYQAFSSFYGVNYIASKKTAGVFSTSLVAAIVNFGINVALVKSLGIQAASFSTYIAYLIMWLLRVRESSKVANLKINLKKTFISSVLLLFQTLFTLCLQNYVGFTLSLATSVIVLIAYRKDFARVISFISKRGERSR, from the coding sequence TTGAACGTCTACAAAAAATTGATGTTTAACACTTTCCTTTTCGCACTGGGTAACTTCAGTTCCAGGGCTATCAATTTTCTGTTGCTCCCCGTCTACACCAGGTTTTTGACACCGGCCGACTATGGCAGGCTCGATTTGATCAGTACGACCGTCTCATTGCTTTTTCCGTTTGTCACGCTCCAAATCTTCGATGCACTCTTCCGCTACAGTTCCGAACTCAAGTCCAGCGAATACAGGAAAGTGGTTTTCTCTTCTTCACTTATTTTTTCCCTTATCTCAGTCTCCTTGCTAATCCCATTTTACCCAATCTTTGCGCGTTGGAGAATTTTTTCGAACGCAACGCTTTACCTTTACCTGATGATTCTTTTCTCAATACTTCTCTCCGGCTCGAAACAGTACCTTCGAGCGACAGATCGCGTTTCCCTGTTTGCGATATCGGACATTCTTTATTCCCTATCCCTGGCAGGGTTCAATCTTCTCTTTTTAGTTGGCCTGAGGAAAGGGGTTACCGGATACCTACAATCAACGATACTGGCCCAAGTTCTCACCTTCTTATTCCTTTTCTTCAAGGCTAAGCTCTACAAAGAATTCCGGCTGTACGTTGATATGCGAACTGTGAAGCACATGCTTCGCTATTCCATCCCACTCGTTCCCAACAGCTTGATGTGGTGGGTTGTGAACGTTTCCGATCGTTATGTACTCACATATTTTCTCGGAATCGAGGCTACTGGGTACTACTCTGTTTCCGCACGCTTTCCTTCGCTACTAACCATGATGTATGGTGTTTTCTTTCAAGCATGGCAAATCTCAGCTGTCGAAGAGTACGGTAAAGATTCCTACTCCGAAGTTTTCAAGAAAACATTCGAGGTTGTTTCAGCTGCTCTGTTTATCGTCACATCTCTGTTTTTGGTGTCTTTACGGTGGATAGTACGTCTACTTGTCTCCGAAGCGTACTACCAGTCGTGGCAGTTTGTTCCATTCCTCTTACTCGGTGTGGTGTACCAGGCATTTTCGAGCTTCTACGGGGTCAACTATATAGCTTCAAAAAAGACCGCTGGAGTTTTTTCAACATCGCTTGTCGCAGCTATCGTAAACTTCGGTATAAACGTTGCTTTAGTTAAGTCTCTCGGAATCCAAGCCGCCTCGTTTTCAACTTACATAGCTTACTTGATCATGTGGTTACTACGTGTTCGGGAAAGTTCAAAAGTCGCGAACCTAAAGATAAATCTGAAGAAAACCTTCATTTCGTCTGTGCTTTTGCTCTTTCAAACACTTTTCACCCTGTGCTTACAAAACTACGTCGGGTTTACACTTTCCCTTGCTACCTCGGTAATTGTGCTGATTGCGTATAGAAAAGATTTTGCGAGAGTGATAAGCTTCATTTCAAAGAGGGGTGAAAGAAGTCGGTGA
- a CDS encoding glycosyltransferase family 2 protein: MKPFVSFIIPTYNVAGYVEKTIESLLKQTSKNFEVVLIDDNSTDDTVHVVEQILTNQNEIQWTLLRNSANSGPGASRNLGIEQARGDYLIFLDGDDRVESTLVERLESAKRDFKVEKDIDVFVWKYVELSADGTQNIPRSPFTGVVPNVVTSGTKILQAMLIERCFHIWTTSFAVNRKLVSEKRLRFPEECRKGEDLTFILQVLANARYVLFLDSVLSYYLQRKTSISRTFSAKDLQVYNCLIQACGALLNATDDNKLFGACEEFAFYRFLNYFEALTVKWKDAWNWSTFVSKLDSEFGIGGEVEKLINSVHHRISRRKKLISKRCLSERVKFALFKLSPRFYWFLYRLKSL, from the coding sequence GTGAAACCATTTGTTTCCTTCATTATTCCGACGTACAACGTTGCTGGATACGTTGAGAAAACGATTGAAAGTTTACTGAAACAAACGAGCAAGAACTTTGAGGTCGTACTGATCGATGATAACTCAACGGACGATACCGTTCATGTGGTTGAGCAGATTCTGACCAACCAGAACGAAATCCAGTGGACTTTACTACGAAATTCCGCTAACTCCGGCCCAGGAGCAAGTCGGAATTTGGGAATCGAGCAAGCAAGGGGAGATTACTTAATTTTCCTTGATGGTGACGACAGGGTTGAAAGTACGCTGGTTGAAAGGTTGGAAAGTGCAAAGCGGGATTTCAAGGTTGAGAAAGATATCGACGTCTTTGTGTGGAAATACGTCGAACTTTCAGCTGACGGGACACAAAACATTCCCCGGTCACCTTTCACCGGCGTGGTACCGAATGTGGTAACAAGTGGTACAAAGATCCTTCAGGCAATGCTAATAGAACGCTGTTTTCACATCTGGACCACGAGTTTTGCCGTAAACAGAAAGCTGGTAAGTGAAAAAAGATTGCGATTCCCGGAAGAGTGCCGAAAAGGCGAGGATCTCACATTCATACTTCAAGTTCTTGCCAATGCTCGTTACGTGCTTTTCTTGGATTCTGTGCTGAGCTACTATCTACAACGGAAAACCTCCATTTCCAGGACGTTTTCAGCCAAAGACTTGCAAGTTTACAACTGTTTAATTCAAGCTTGTGGTGCGTTGCTTAACGCAACCGACGATAACAAACTCTTTGGTGCTTGCGAAGAGTTCGCCTTTTACAGGTTTTTGAATTACTTTGAAGCACTTACAGTCAAGTGGAAGGATGCTTGGAATTGGTCAACATTCGTCTCCAAGTTGGATTCGGAGTTTGGTATTGGTGGAGAAGTTGAAAAGTTAATTAATTCGGTGCACCACCGAATTTCTCGGAGGAAAAAATTAATTTCAAAACGCTGCCTGAGTGAACGCGTAAAATTCGCGCTGTTCAAGCTCTCACCACGATTTTACTGGTTCCTCTACAGACTCAAATCGCTATGA
- a CDS encoding methyl-accepting chemotaxis protein: protein MPRLDHEALERMSSAFFAENLMTSFIAQLDEALISRVREVQKSIAELEQKFEEMHRRIVQISERFERESAELDKSVIESQKVTNEIIEELRKSGADIERINDIVQNSVHQTSETLSKFSAIEEMVTQITKIAKQTNLLALNASIEAARAGEFGKGFAVVASEVQKLANESNSVAKDITNQVKELSSSVKQALESIQLVGEIFVTVQNSLQQLLAFLQTNSSLLSHVSRLLIETRDELKEEAESCTVASEVMSTAIEKFETLSRVISSIVKAQTKLKELKL from the coding sequence ATGCCAAGACTTGATCATGAAGCCTTAGAAAGGATGTCCTCGGCGTTCTTTGCGGAAAATCTGATGACATCTTTCATAGCCCAGCTTGATGAAGCGTTGATTTCGAGGGTAAGGGAAGTTCAAAAAAGTATCGCGGAGCTCGAGCAGAAGTTCGAAGAGATGCATAGGAGAATCGTTCAAATCTCGGAACGCTTCGAAAGGGAGAGTGCGGAACTCGACAAGTCGGTAATTGAATCCCAGAAGGTGACGAATGAGATAATCGAAGAGCTGAGGAAATCCGGTGCAGATATAGAACGTATAAACGACATCGTGCAGAATTCCGTCCATCAGACTTCTGAAACGCTAAGCAAGTTCTCTGCCATCGAGGAGATGGTTACACAAATAACAAAGATTGCGAAACAAACGAATCTCCTCGCTCTGAACGCTTCAATTGAAGCAGCGAGGGCCGGAGAATTTGGCAAAGGGTTCGCAGTTGTCGCAAGTGAAGTTCAGAAACTCGCAAACGAATCAAACAGCGTTGCAAAAGACATAACGAACCAGGTTAAGGAACTATCTTCGTCGGTAAAGCAGGCTTTGGAGAGTATACAACTTGTGGGGGAAATATTCGTCACGGTTCAAAATTCGCTCCAGCAACTTCTTGCTTTCCTACAAACCAACTCGTCACTCTTATCGCACGTCTCCAGATTACTTATAGAAACGCGTGATGAATTGAAGGAAGAAGCCGAAAGTTGTACGGTGGCTTCAGAGGTGATGAGTACCGCCATTGAAAAGTTTGAAACACTTTCGAGGGTTATATCTTCGATCGTTAAGGCACAGACGAAACTCAAGGAACTCAAACTGTAA
- a CDS encoding MBL fold metallo-hydrolase: MLQTGTENITLYDDGVHKFIFLAWEEKEEEGIVQTNQYLIVDGNEAMLLDPGGAHVFPRVLANVSEIIEPSKIKYIFFTHQDPDVTSGITLWLSIAENAKIYISALWTRFLPHFGIYDQRRVVALPDKGEKLRLQSGTELEFIPTHYLHSTGNFTLYDPRAKILFSGDLGVAVFPKGQRYVFVENFNEHVKLMEGFHKRYITSSIALKKWLSIVEKKEIEIVAPQHGAIFKGENVKKLFDWFKTLKCGIDIIDEIYGR; this comes from the coding sequence ATGCTTCAAACCGGGACGGAGAATATAACACTCTACGACGATGGTGTGCACAAGTTTATTTTCCTCGCGTGGGAAGAGAAGGAGGAAGAGGGGATTGTCCAGACGAACCAGTACCTAATCGTGGACGGCAACGAGGCGATGCTGTTGGATCCAGGTGGTGCACATGTTTTTCCGCGGGTCCTCGCAAACGTTTCTGAGATTATCGAACCGAGCAAGATTAAGTACATCTTTTTCACACACCAGGATCCGGATGTTACCTCTGGAATCACGTTGTGGCTCTCGATCGCGGAAAACGCGAAAATTTACATCTCAGCCCTGTGGACCAGGTTCCTCCCACACTTTGGAATTTACGACCAGCGAAGAGTCGTTGCACTCCCGGATAAGGGAGAGAAGTTGCGACTCCAATCTGGAACTGAACTTGAATTCATCCCAACGCATTATCTCCATTCCACCGGAAACTTCACACTTTACGATCCACGTGCAAAGATTCTCTTCTCCGGGGATCTGGGGGTTGCGGTGTTTCCAAAAGGTCAAAGATACGTGTTTGTTGAGAACTTCAACGAACATGTCAAACTGATGGAGGGATTTCACAAAAGGTACATTACATCAAGCATCGCTTTGAAGAAGTGGCTCAGTATCGTGGAAAAGAAAGAAATTGAAATCGTTGCACCTCAGCACGGAGCCATATTCAAAGGAGAGAACGTGAAAAAGCTATTTGACTGGTTCAAAACGTTAAAATGCGGAATTGACATTATAGATGAAATATACGGTAGGTGA
- the msrA gene encoding peptide-methionine (S)-S-oxide reductase MsrA → MDRVNRNFYCSISGPCKEFSHFSVARDQDNGFTPKNVRYCVNSVSLRFIPHGEKPSIDRMFFAGGCFWGVEHLFKQLHGIVDTRVGYMGGHVKNPTYEQVCTGLTGHYETVEVIFDPKIVSEEDLIKYFFEIHDFTQENGQGPDIGEQYKSVIFYTNERQREIAERIISELRERFPVATKLKRASEFWLAEDYHQDYYERTGKVPYCHYRRKVF, encoded by the coding sequence ATGGATAGAGTTAACCGGAACTTTTATTGTTCGATTTCTGGACCTTGTAAAGAATTCTCACACTTCAGTGTGGCAAGGGATCAAGATAACGGTTTCACACCCAAGAACGTTCGTTATTGCGTGAATTCCGTTTCGCTTCGCTTTATTCCCCATGGTGAAAAGCCCTCTATAGATCGTATGTTTTTTGCCGGAGGATGCTTTTGGGGAGTTGAGCACTTATTCAAGCAACTTCATGGGATAGTCGACACGCGTGTTGGATACATGGGAGGCCACGTCAAAAATCCAACTTACGAACAGGTTTGTACCGGACTCACTGGCCATTACGAGACAGTGGAGGTTATCTTCGATCCAAAAATAGTTAGTGAAGAGGATCTCATCAAGTATTTCTTTGAAATACACGACTTCACTCAGGAGAACGGTCAAGGTCCCGATATTGGTGAGCAGTACAAGAGCGTGATATTTTACACGAACGAAAGGCAACGGGAAATTGCGGAGCGTATCATCTCAGAGCTTAGAGAAAGATTTCCGGTTGCGACTAAACTGAAACGTGCGAGCGAATTTTGGCTTGCCGAGGACTATCACCAGGACTATTACGAACGAACGGGTAAGGTTCCGTACTGCCACTACAGAAGAAAAGTCTTTTGA